Proteins encoded in a region of the Pseudomonas shahriarae genome:
- a CDS encoding glycerol-3-phosphate dehydrogenase/oxidase — protein MSDDWNAQWRAAVLPQLANETWDLIVIGGGISGAGILREAARRGWRCLLLEQRDFAWGTSSRSSKMVHGGLRYIAKGQWRLARDSVRERQRLMGEAPGLVEPLSFLMPHYRGGFPGPRVFGGLLRLYDALAGCRSRQFHKPAQLRYLAPGLMEPGLLGASQFRDALTDDARLVMRVLAEARADGAWALNGLRVRQLLREGGRVCGVEVEDTQGAAVMQVRCAVLAVATGAWAERLQPGGGQRQLRPLRGSHLLLPGWRLPVAHAFSFMHRRDGRPVFVFPWEGATVVGTTDLDHREDLDLGASITREELDYLLEACAQPFPQAEVTAADVLCTWSGVRPVVGAADSQAKPSNETREHVLWQEPGCVTLAGGKLTTFRPQAIEVLRACAGMLGKTLEDDGAPVFQAVPLQAIPGLSAAGLRRLAGRHGRDLPRLARLIRSLGSECVGASDTLWAELAFAAEAEMVLHLDDLLLRRTRLGLLLPDGAAHYLPDIRRLCQPRLGWDDTRWEQEQQRYLQLWQRHHSVPSASI, from the coding sequence ATGAGCGATGACTGGAATGCCCAGTGGCGCGCGGCCGTGCTGCCGCAACTGGCGAATGAAACCTGGGACTTGATCGTGATTGGCGGTGGTATCAGCGGCGCCGGGATCCTGCGCGAGGCGGCCCGGCGCGGTTGGCGCTGCCTGCTGTTGGAGCAACGGGATTTTGCCTGGGGCACCTCCAGCCGCTCGTCGAAAATGGTCCATGGCGGCCTGCGCTACATCGCCAAGGGCCAGTGGCGCCTGGCCCGTGATTCGGTACGCGAGCGCCAGCGCCTGATGGGCGAAGCACCGGGGTTGGTGGAGCCCTTGAGTTTCCTGATGCCGCACTATCGCGGCGGGTTCCCCGGACCGCGGGTCTTCGGCGGCTTGCTGCGCCTGTATGACGCCCTGGCCGGTTGTCGCAGCCGCCAGTTTCATAAACCTGCGCAACTGCGCTACCTGGCGCCGGGGTTGATGGAGCCGGGGCTGCTGGGGGCTTCGCAGTTTCGCGATGCGCTGACCGACGATGCGCGCCTGGTCATGCGTGTGTTGGCCGAGGCCCGCGCCGATGGCGCCTGGGCGCTGAACGGCCTGCGGGTGCGCCAGTTGCTGCGCGAGGGCGGGCGGGTGTGTGGGGTCGAGGTCGAGGACACGCAAGGCGCTGCCGTTATGCAAGTGCGTTGCGCGGTGCTGGCAGTGGCCACCGGCGCCTGGGCTGAACGCCTGCAACCGGGTGGTGGGCAGCGGCAGTTGCGGCCCTTGCGAGGCAGCCACTTGTTGTTGCCGGGCTGGCGCTTGCCGGTGGCCCACGCCTTCAGTTTCATGCATCGGCGCGACGGTCGCCCGGTATTCGTCTTTCCCTGGGAAGGGGCCACTGTGGTGGGCACCACCGACCTGGATCATCGCGAGGACCTGGACCTCGGGGCGAGCATTACCCGCGAAGAACTCGACTACCTGCTGGAGGCCTGCGCCCAGCCATTTCCCCAGGCCGAGGTAACGGCGGCGGACGTGCTGTGCACCTGGTCCGGGGTGCGCCCGGTGGTGGGCGCCGCAGACTCCCAGGCCAAGCCCTCCAATGAAACCCGCGAGCATGTGCTGTGGCAGGAGCCGGGCTGCGTGACGTTGGCGGGGGGCAAGCTGACCACCTTCAGGCCCCAGGCCATCGAGGTGTTGCGGGCCTGTGCCGGGATGCTCGGGAAGACCCTGGAGGATGACGGCGCGCCAGTGTTCCAGGCCGTGCCGCTGCAGGCGATTCCTGGGCTGAGCGCCGCCGGCCTGCGGCGTCTGGCCGGGCGCCATGGCCGTGACCTGCCACGTTTGGCCCGGCTGATACGCAGCCTGGGCAGCGAGTGTGTCGGCGCCAGCGATACCTTGTGGGCGGAGCTGGCGTTTGCCGCCGAGGCCGAGATGGTCCTGCACCTGGACGACCTGTTGTTGCGCCGCACCCGTCTGGGGTTGCTACTGCCCGACGGCGCCGCTCACTACCTGCCAGACATCCGCCGGCTATGTCAGCCGCGCCTGGGCTGGGACGACACGCGCTGGGAACAGGAACAGCAGCGCTACCTGCAACTCTGGCAACGCCATCACAGCGTCCCGTCCGCCTCGATCTGA
- a CDS encoding FAD-binding oxidoreductase encodes MRRWNGWGEETTQMEMPAHGAAFLRERLGDGHTLPDASLDSALAAVPASRLAPHALYSIEPQDRLMHARGQSLPDWLALREGALGRYPDAVALPETVEQIRQLLALADSADLCLIPYGGGTSVAGHINPPASTRPVLTVSLAHMNRLLDLDEQSLIATFGPGASGPQVESQLRAKGYTLGHFPQSWELSTLGGWVASRSSGQQSLRYGRIEQLFAGGTLETFAGPLEIPSFPASAAGPDLREMVLGSEGRFGIISTVKVRVSALPEDERFYGVFLPDWPQALQAIRRLVQARVPLSMLRLSNAMETQTQLALAGHPHQIAWLERYLALRGAGEGKCLLTFGVTGNRRQNALSLRQARQHLKAFGGVFTGTLLGKKWQQNRFRFPYLRENLWNAGYVVDTLETATDWCHVDALLHAIEASLRDCLAAEGERVHVFTHLSHVYGEGSSIYTSYVFRPATDYPATLERWKALKQAASRTIVDNHGTISHQHGVGKDHAPYLPREKGELAMAALHSLSRHFDPAGRLNPGTLLED; translated from the coding sequence ATGCGACGCTGGAACGGCTGGGGCGAAGAAACCACGCAGATGGAGATGCCCGCCCATGGCGCAGCGTTTCTGCGCGAGCGATTGGGCGACGGGCACACCCTGCCGGACGCCAGCCTGGACAGTGCCCTGGCCGCAGTGCCCGCGTCGCGGCTGGCGCCCCACGCGCTTTACAGCATCGAGCCCCAGGACCGCCTGATGCATGCCCGCGGTCAGAGCCTGCCGGACTGGCTGGCCCTGCGTGAAGGTGCCCTGGGTCGGTACCCGGATGCTGTGGCCCTGCCGGAAACTGTCGAGCAGATCCGCCAGTTGCTGGCCCTGGCCGACAGTGCCGACCTGTGCCTGATTCCCTATGGCGGTGGCACGTCCGTGGCCGGACATATCAACCCGCCGGCGTCCACGCGCCCGGTGCTGACGGTGTCCCTGGCCCACATGAACCGCCTGCTCGACCTCGACGAACAAAGCCTGATCGCCACGTTCGGCCCCGGTGCCAGTGGCCCCCAGGTGGAGAGCCAGTTGCGTGCCAAAGGCTACACCCTGGGGCACTTCCCGCAGTCCTGGGAGTTGTCGACCCTGGGCGGCTGGGTGGCCAGCCGCTCGAGCGGCCAGCAATCGCTGCGCTATGGGCGGATCGAGCAACTGTTCGCCGGCGGCACCCTGGAAACGTTCGCCGGGCCCCTGGAAATCCCGAGTTTCCCGGCCTCGGCCGCCGGCCCTGACCTGCGGGAAATGGTGTTGGGCAGCGAAGGGCGCTTCGGCATCATTTCCACGGTCAAGGTCCGGGTCAGCGCGCTGCCCGAGGACGAGCGCTTCTATGGCGTGTTCCTGCCCGACTGGCCCCAGGCCCTGCAGGCGATCCGCCGGCTGGTGCAGGCACGGGTGCCGCTGTCGATGCTGCGTCTGTCGAATGCCATGGAAACCCAGACCCAACTGGCGCTGGCTGGCCATCCCCATCAAATCGCCTGGCTGGAGCGCTACCTGGCACTGCGCGGGGCTGGCGAGGGCAAATGCCTGCTGACTTTCGGCGTCACCGGCAATCGTCGGCAGAATGCCTTGTCGTTGCGCCAGGCGCGCCAGCACCTCAAGGCTTTTGGCGGGGTGTTCACCGGCACCCTGCTGGGCAAGAAATGGCAACAGAACCGTTTTCGCTTCCCCTACCTGCGGGAGAATCTCTGGAATGCCGGCTACGTGGTCGACACCCTGGAGACTGCGACCGACTGGTGCCATGTCGACGCCTTGTTGCACGCGATCGAGGCCAGCCTGCGTGACTGCCTGGCGGCCGAGGGCGAGCGGGTCCATGTGTTTACCCACCTGTCCCATGTCTATGGCGAAGGTTCGAGCATTTACACCAGCTACGTGTTCCGCCCGGCGACGGACTACCCGGCCACCCTGGAGCGCTGGAAGGCCCTGAAGCAGGCGGCCAGCCGCACCATCGTCGACAACCACGGCACCATCAGCCACCAGCATGGCGTGGGCAAGGACCACGCGCCCTACCTGCCGAGGGAGAAGGGCGAACTGGCGATGGCTGCGCTGCACAGCCTGAGCCGGCATTTCGATCCGGCCGGGCGTCTGAACCCCGGCACCCTGCTGGAAGACTAG
- the gliR gene encoding AraC family transcriptional regulator GliR codes for MQTLGSTSVPPLLKYLRHAEQLGVATAPALEAAGITAGQLDDNSLRLPVEAHERLLEYFCEHSGDLLFGLNSARFVLPNSWSVLGYITMNCATLGEAMNRIMPFEKLVGDMGTSRAEMVHDQVRLIWNCRHQQPRIRRHMVENVLASWLVYARWIADTELSPSQVLLEHPLPDGAQLSQYEDFFGCPVLFEQPCSALVAPLSYLQTPLRQADAQLLRTLEEHALALMASLDDSSLALRVKNALRQLLKEGLPRKEQVAEQFAMSVRTLQRQLQQAGTSYQQILDDLRQELAEHYLLHSDLPIQDIAQYLGFTEPRSFHRTFKSRTGVPPGEYRQTHRGS; via the coding sequence ATGCAGACACTCGGCTCTACCTCCGTCCCTCCTCTGCTGAAGTACCTGCGCCATGCCGAACAGCTCGGCGTGGCAACCGCCCCCGCACTGGAGGCGGCCGGGATCACTGCCGGCCAACTGGACGACAACAGCCTGCGCCTGCCTGTGGAAGCCCACGAACGCCTGCTGGAGTATTTCTGCGAACATTCCGGGGACCTGCTGTTCGGGCTCAATTCAGCGCGCTTCGTGTTGCCCAACTCGTGGAGCGTGCTCGGCTACATCACCATGAACTGCGCGACCCTGGGCGAGGCAATGAACCGCATCATGCCGTTCGAAAAACTGGTGGGCGACATGGGCACCAGCCGCGCCGAAATGGTCCATGACCAAGTACGCCTGATCTGGAACTGCCGCCACCAGCAGCCGCGCATCCGCCGGCATATGGTGGAGAACGTGCTGGCGTCCTGGCTGGTGTATGCCCGCTGGATCGCCGACACCGAACTGTCGCCAAGCCAGGTGTTGCTCGAACACCCATTGCCGGACGGCGCGCAGCTCAGCCAATACGAGGACTTCTTCGGTTGCCCGGTGCTGTTCGAGCAACCCTGCTCCGCCCTGGTGGCGCCCTTGAGCTACCTGCAAACGCCCCTGCGCCAGGCCGATGCGCAATTGCTGCGCACCCTGGAAGAACATGCCCTGGCCCTGATGGCCTCGCTGGACGATTCAAGCCTGGCGCTGCGGGTGAAAAACGCCCTGCGCCAGTTGCTCAAGGAAGGCCTGCCGCGCAAAGAACAGGTGGCCGAACAGTTCGCCATGTCGGTGCGCACCCTGCAACGCCAACTGCAGCAGGCCGGCACGTCCTACCAGCAGATCCTCGACGACCTGCGCCAGGAACTGGCCGAGCACTACCTGCTGCACAGCGACCTGCCGATCCAGGACATCGCCCAATACCTGGGCTTCACCGAACCCCGCTCGTTCCACCGCACCTTCAAGAGCCGCACCGGTGTGCCGCCGGGCGAGTATCGGCAGACCCATCGGGGCAGTTAG
- a CDS encoding MerR family transcriptional regulator yields the protein MYIGKAAQLSGTTIKAIRHYEDIGLLPPPQREGRYRVYSAQSVELLTFIKCAQQLGFKLKELQGILHGHRGDELPWQRANQAIAQKKLELMTQIQALQQVHAGLVAFEGSLEQAQGQCQFARLVETGTARNS from the coding sequence ATGTACATCGGTAAAGCCGCGCAGTTGTCAGGCACGACGATCAAGGCGATTCGTCACTATGAGGACATCGGCTTGCTGCCACCGCCGCAACGCGAGGGGCGGTATCGGGTTTACTCGGCGCAGAGCGTGGAGCTGCTGACGTTTATCAAGTGCGCGCAGCAGTTGGGCTTCAAGCTCAAGGAGTTGCAGGGAATTCTCCACGGGCACCGTGGCGATGAGCTGCCGTGGCAGCGCGCCAACCAGGCGATCGCGCAAAAAAAGCTCGAGTTGATGACGCAGATCCAAGCCCTGCAACAGGTGCATGCAGGGCTGGTGGCGTTTGAGGGCAGCCTGGAGCAGGCCCAGGGTCAGTGCCAGTTTGCACGTCTGGTGGAAACCGGCACTGCGCGCAACAGCTAG
- a CDS encoding WYL domain-containing protein, whose amino-acid sequence MKRKQSVEQVRWDLALRYRLIETVAWWEGRLTTGHLIQSFGISRQQASKDINTYITEHAPRNLTYDKQLKGYIPSKHFKPRFIDDSASAYLHLLYQNNERAPHIEGLALAYAHTKVLEVPDRSIRPQILRPLLKACREGLRLETEYVSLANPEPEVRLIAPHTLVYTGMRWHVRAYCEKNGKYRDFVLSRLRGEPELLGKSENLIGDDHVWETAVNLVITPDQRLAAAQRAIIEADFGMLDGQLVIPSRQALVKYVLQRYQIDPKNLDPKPEAQQIVVKNLQELKPWLYD is encoded by the coding sequence ATGAAACGCAAACAATCCGTCGAACAGGTACGCTGGGACCTGGCACTTCGCTATCGTTTGATCGAGACCGTCGCCTGGTGGGAGGGCCGCCTGACCACGGGGCACTTGATCCAGAGCTTTGGCATCAGCCGCCAGCAGGCCTCGAAAGACATCAACACCTACATCACCGAACATGCGCCCCGAAACTTGACATATGACAAGCAGCTCAAGGGCTACATCCCGAGCAAGCACTTCAAGCCGCGCTTTATCGACGACAGCGCCAGCGCCTATTTACACCTGCTGTACCAGAACAACGAACGCGCACCACACATTGAAGGGCTAGCGCTGGCCTATGCCCATACCAAGGTGCTGGAGGTGCCGGACCGCAGCATCCGCCCACAAATCCTGCGCCCACTGCTCAAGGCTTGCCGCGAAGGTTTGCGCCTGGAAACCGAGTACGTGTCCCTGGCCAACCCCGAGCCGGAGGTGCGCCTGATTGCCCCGCACACCCTGGTGTACACCGGCATGCGCTGGCACGTGCGGGCCTACTGCGAGAAGAACGGCAAATACCGCGACTTTGTGCTCAGCCGCCTGCGCGGCGAACCGGAGTTGCTGGGCAAATCCGAGAACCTGATCGGCGATGACCACGTCTGGGAAACCGCCGTGAACCTGGTGATCACCCCGGACCAGCGCCTGGCGGCGGCGCAACGGGCAATCATCGAGGCGGATTTCGGCATGCTCGATGGGCAGTTGGTGATCCCCAGTCGCCAGGCCCTGGTGAAGTACGTCCTGCAGCGCTACCAGATTGATCCGAAGAACCTCGACCCCAAACCCGAGGCCCAGCAGATTGTGGTGAAGAACCTGCAGGAGCTGAAGCCTTGGCTGTATGACTGA
- a CDS encoding exodeoxyribonuclease VII small subunit, whose amino-acid sequence MARKKVALDFEQSLADLQTLVERLENGELSLEDSLTAFEQGIGLTRDCQSALAQAEQKVQVLLERDGELAEEPFDAEQAQ is encoded by the coding sequence ATGGCCCGCAAAAAAGTTGCACTCGATTTCGAACAATCCCTCGCCGATCTGCAAACCCTGGTCGAGCGTCTGGAGAACGGCGAGTTGTCGCTGGAAGACTCGTTGACGGCGTTTGAGCAAGGTATTGGCCTGACCCGCGATTGCCAGAGCGCTCTGGCGCAGGCGGAGCAGAAGGTCCAGGTGTTGCTGGAACGGGATGGGGAGTTGGCCGAAGAACCTTTCGACGCGGAACAAGCGCAATGA
- the ispA gene encoding (2E,6E)-farnesyl diphosphate synthase: protein MIDVYQASSQARVNAALEPLFVAPSPELARLYEAMRYSVMNGGKRVRPLLAYAACEALGVDAAQANGAACAVELIHAYSLVHDDLPAMDDDDLRRGQPTTHKAFDEACAILAGDGLQSLAFSALLDPRLSGVNAEIRLRMVTALAAAAGPAGMVGGQAIDLGSVGLKLDQQALEYMHRHKTGALIEAAVHLGALASGRAEAAQLAALQIYARAIGLAFQVQDDILDVESDTATLGKRQGADIARDKPTYPSLLGLDAAKAYALELRDQALAALRPFDAAAEPLRDLARYIVERRH, encoded by the coding sequence ATGATCGACGTTTATCAGGCCAGCAGTCAGGCCCGGGTCAATGCTGCGCTGGAACCGCTGTTTGTGGCGCCAAGCCCGGAGTTGGCCAGGCTGTATGAAGCCATGCGCTATAGCGTGATGAACGGCGGCAAGCGCGTACGGCCTTTGCTCGCCTATGCGGCCTGTGAGGCGCTGGGCGTGGACGCCGCGCAAGCCAATGGCGCGGCGTGTGCGGTGGAATTGATTCATGCCTATTCGCTGGTGCATGACGATTTGCCAGCCATGGACGATGACGATCTGCGTCGCGGCCAGCCCACTACCCATAAGGCTTTTGACGAAGCCTGTGCGATCCTCGCCGGCGACGGCCTGCAAAGCCTGGCGTTCAGTGCCCTGCTCGACCCGCGTTTGAGCGGTGTGAATGCCGAGATCCGCCTGCGCATGGTCACTGCGTTGGCCGCCGCCGCAGGCCCGGCCGGTATGGTCGGGGGCCAGGCAATTGACCTCGGCTCGGTCGGCCTCAAGCTGGACCAGCAAGCCCTGGAGTATATGCACCGGCACAAGACCGGGGCGCTGATCGAGGCTGCCGTGCACCTCGGCGCCCTGGCCAGTGGTCGCGCCGAAGCGGCGCAGTTGGCTGCTTTGCAGATCTATGCCCGGGCCATCGGCCTGGCGTTCCAGGTGCAGGACGATATTCTCGACGTGGAAAGCGATACCGCGACCCTCGGCAAGCGCCAGGGCGCCGATATTGCCCGTGACAAGCCGACTTATCCGTCGCTGTTAGGGCTGGATGCCGCCAAGGCCTATGCCCTGGAGCTGCGCGACCAGGCCCTGGCCGCCCTGCGACCATTCGACGCGGCAGCCGAGCCGCTGCGTGACCTGGCGCGGTATATCGTCGAACGCCGCCACTGA
- the dxs gene encoding 1-deoxy-D-xylulose-5-phosphate synthase encodes MPTTFQEIPRKRPTTPLLDRANTPAGLRRLGEAELETLADELRLELLYTVGQTGGHFGAGLGVIELTIALHYVFDTPDDRLVWDVGHQAYPHKILTGRRERMATLRQKDGIAAFPRRSESEYDTFGVGHSSTSISAALGMAIAARLQNSDRKAIAVIGDGALTAGMAFEALNHAPEVDANMLVILNDNDMSISRNVGGLSNYLAKILSSRTYASMREGSKKVLSRLPGAWEIARRTEEYAKGMLVPGTLFEELGWNYIGPIDGHDLPTLIATLRNMRDLKGPQFLHIVTKKGKGFAPAEVDPIGYHAITKLEPLDAPVAAPKKASGPKYSGVFGEWLCDMAAADPRLVGITPAMKEGSDLVAFSERFPLRYFDVAIAEQHAVTFAAGMACEGAKPVVAIYSTFLQRGYDQLIHDVAVQNLDVLFAIDRAGLVGEDGPTHAGSYDLSYLRCIPGMLVMTPSDENELRKMLSTGHLYNGPAAVRYPRGNGPDAVIEKDLEPIEIGKGIVRRQGSKTAFLVFGVQLAEALKVAEKIDATVIDMRFVKPLDEALVREIAGSHELLVTVEENAIMGGAGAAVSEFLARENILKSVLHLGLPDIYVEHAKPAQMLAECGLDEAGIEAAVRHRMALLGL; translated from the coding sequence ATGCCCACGACGTTTCAAGAGATTCCCCGCAAGCGCCCGACCACGCCGCTGCTGGACCGTGCCAACACGCCGGCCGGCTTGCGCCGTCTGGGTGAAGCCGAGCTGGAAACCCTGGCCGATGAGTTGCGCCTGGAATTGCTCTACACGGTCGGCCAGACCGGTGGGCATTTTGGTGCAGGCCTGGGCGTCATCGAGCTGACCATCGCGCTGCATTACGTATTCGACACCCCGGACGACCGGCTGGTGTGGGACGTGGGTCACCAGGCGTATCCGCACAAAATCCTCACCGGACGCCGCGAGCGCATGGCTACCTTGCGCCAGAAGGACGGCATCGCCGCCTTCCCGCGCCGCTCCGAGAGCGAATACGACACCTTTGGCGTCGGCCACTCCAGCACCTCGATCAGCGCAGCCCTGGGCATGGCGATTGCCGCCCGTCTGCAAAACAGCGATCGCAAGGCAATTGCCGTGATCGGTGATGGCGCGCTGACAGCCGGCATGGCGTTTGAAGCGTTGAACCATGCGCCGGAAGTGGACGCCAATATGCTGGTGATCCTCAACGACAACGACATGTCGATCTCGCGCAATGTCGGTGGTTTGTCCAATTACCTGGCAAAGATTCTGTCCAGCCGCACCTACGCCAGCATGCGCGAAGGCAGCAAAAAAGTGCTTTCACGCCTGCCCGGCGCGTGGGAAATTGCCCGCCGCACCGAAGAATACGCCAAGGGCATGCTGGTCCCCGGCACCCTGTTCGAAGAGCTGGGCTGGAACTATATCGGCCCGATCGACGGCCACGACCTGCCGACCCTGATCGCCACCCTGCGCAATATGCGCGACCTCAAGGGCCCGCAGTTCCTGCATATCGTCACCAAGAAAGGCAAAGGCTTCGCCCCGGCGGAAGTCGACCCGATTGGTTACCACGCCATCACCAAGCTCGAACCGCTGGACGCGCCCGTGGCGGCGCCAAAAAAGGCCAGCGGGCCGAAGTACTCCGGTGTATTTGGCGAATGGCTGTGCGACATGGCCGCTGCCGACCCGCGCCTGGTGGGCATTACCCCAGCGATGAAGGAAGGCTCGGACCTGGTGGCGTTCAGCGAGCGTTTCCCGCTGCGTTACTTCGATGTGGCGATTGCCGAGCAACATGCGGTGACCTTTGCCGCCGGCATGGCCTGCGAAGGCGCCAAACCGGTGGTGGCGATCTACTCGACCTTCCTGCAGCGCGGTTATGACCAGCTTATTCACGATGTGGCGGTGCAGAACCTCGACGTGCTGTTCGCCATCGACCGCGCCGGCTTGGTGGGCGAAGACGGCCCGACCCATGCCGGCAGCTACGATCTGTCGTACTTGCGCTGCATCCCCGGCATGCTGGTGATGACCCCGAGCGACGAGAACGAGCTGCGCAAGATGCTCAGCACCGGCCACCTGTACAACGGCCCGGCAGCGGTACGTTACCCCCGTGGCAACGGCCCGGATGCGGTGATCGAGAAAGACCTGGAACCGATCGAGATCGGCAAGGGCATCGTGCGGCGCCAGGGTAGCAAGACCGCGTTCCTGGTGTTTGGCGTGCAACTGGCCGAAGCCCTGAAAGTGGCGGAGAAAATCGACGCCACCGTGATTGACATGCGCTTTGTCAAACCCCTCGACGAAGCCCTGGTGCGCGAGATCGCCGGCAGCCATGAATTGCTGGTGACCGTTGAAGAAAACGCCATCATGGGCGGCGCCGGTGCGGCCGTCAGCGAATTCCTGGCGCGGGAGAACATCCTCAAGTCGGTGCTGCACCTAGGCTTGCCGGACATTTATGTGGAGCACGCCAAACCCGCGCAGATGCTGGCTGAGTGTGGGCTGGATGAAGCGGGGATCGAGGCTGCGGTTCGCCATCGCATGGCTTTGCTCGGCCTGTAA
- a CDS encoding TonB-dependent receptor domain-containing protein — translation MKHLRLALPLLLLPTADLLADTRDAALKLPDVVISANRQVQARNDSSAANTVFTRDDIDRLQPSSLTDLLSRVPGVQVARTGGRGSLPGIFIRGTKSAQSLVLVDGQRIANSTSGDSGLQYLNIDQIERVEVLRGSRSVIYGSDAIGGVIQVFTRRNAGPGLLPRLKLGFGSHNTWERSLGLSGGDERTRFNLGASLDDTAGIDWSHTSFPSDRDHDAYRNKSLSLNLSHEFSDELEVGFNLLDSRGKSEYDNSFGRYDFAIGQSVGQKPYTDYTVSSASAYIDAQLNEAWQTRVELGHSENRDTKRDKLSTDFSVFNTYRDSINWQNDLTLDQQNSLILGGDWYEDRFHGSTTFSENSRWNRAAFIQHRFKGEWFSTELGLRRDDNQQFGGQNSWSGTLTLPVNSDNDLLLSYSEGFRAPSFNDLYYPGGSNPYLKPEHSKSYELQWRSQLTDTTRLETSLYRTDLKDAIIAQRQNNYIPYNVANARINGFEAALKQEFFGWQGNLGLSIIDPRDRNSGHTLARRARRTLNLDLDRQFEQLSLGASWQAISSSYDAEDNKHRLSGYYLLGLRSGWALNREVALSLKVDNLLDRRYTRAWYSYDDPNFENNQPYREEGRTWMLGVTWTPQL, via the coding sequence ATGAAACACCTTCGACTTGCCCTGCCACTCCTGCTCTTGCCCACTGCGGACCTGCTCGCCGACACCCGCGACGCCGCCCTGAAGCTCCCCGATGTGGTGATCAGCGCCAACCGCCAGGTGCAGGCACGCAATGACAGCAGTGCTGCCAACACCGTGTTTACCCGGGACGATATCGACCGCCTGCAACCCTCCAGCCTGACCGACCTGCTCAGCCGCGTGCCCGGCGTGCAAGTGGCGCGCACCGGTGGCCGGGGCAGCTTGCCGGGGATTTTCATACGCGGCACCAAGTCCGCGCAAAGCCTGGTGCTGGTGGATGGCCAGCGGATTGCCAATAGCACGTCCGGCGACAGCGGCCTGCAATACCTGAATATTGATCAGATTGAGCGGGTAGAAGTGCTGCGCGGGTCGCGCTCGGTGATTTACGGCAGCGATGCGATTGGCGGGGTGATCCAGGTATTTACCCGCCGCAATGCCGGACCAGGCCTGCTGCCGCGCTTGAAGCTGGGCTTTGGCAGCCACAACACCTGGGAACGCAGCCTGGGCCTGTCGGGCGGCGATGAACGCACGCGCTTCAACCTGGGCGCGAGCCTGGATGACACCGCCGGTATCGACTGGAGCCACACCTCCTTCCCCAGCGACCGCGACCATGATGCCTATCGCAATAAGTCGCTGAGCTTGAACCTGAGCCATGAGTTCAGCGATGAGCTGGAGGTGGGTTTCAACCTGCTGGATAGCCGGGGCAAGTCGGAATATGACAACAGCTTTGGTCGCTATGATTTCGCTATCGGGCAAAGTGTCGGCCAGAAGCCCTACACCGACTACACCGTCAGCAGCGCCAGCGCGTACATCGACGCCCAACTCAACGAGGCCTGGCAGACCCGCGTGGAGCTGGGCCACAGCGAAAACCGCGACACCAAACGCGACAAGCTCAGCACTGACTTCAGTGTGTTCAACACCTATCGCGACTCGATCAACTGGCAGAACGACCTGACGCTCGATCAGCAGAACAGCCTGATTCTCGGCGGTGATTGGTATGAAGACCGTTTTCACGGCAGCACCACGTTCAGCGAAAACAGCCGCTGGAACCGCGCCGCGTTTATCCAGCATCGTTTCAAGGGCGAGTGGTTTTCCACCGAACTGGGGCTGCGCCGCGACGACAACCAGCAATTCGGCGGGCAGAACAGTTGGAGCGGCACGCTGACCCTGCCGGTCAATAGCGATAACGATTTACTACTGAGTTACAGCGAAGGCTTTCGTGCGCCGAGCTTCAACGATCTGTACTACCCCGGCGGCAGCAACCCCTACCTCAAGCCCGAGCACTCGAAAAGCTATGAGTTGCAATGGCGCAGCCAACTGACCGACACCACACGCCTGGAAACCTCTCTGTATCGCACTGATCTCAAGGACGCCATCATCGCGCAGCGGCAGAACAACTACATTCCGTACAACGTCGCCAACGCCCGCATCAACGGCTTCGAAGCCGCCCTCAAGCAAGAGTTCTTCGGCTGGCAAGGCAACCTCGGCCTGTCGATCATCGACCCACGCGACCGCAACAGCGGCCACACCCTGGCACGCCGTGCCCGGCGCACCCTGAACCTGGACCTGGATCGGCAGTTCGAACAATTGAGCCTGGGCGCCAGTTGGCAGGCCATCAGCAGCAGCTACGATGCCGAAGACAACAAGCACCGCCTCTCGGGCTATTACCTGCTGGGGTTGCGCAGCGGTTGGGCGCTGAATCGGGAAGTGGCGCTGTCGCTGAAGGTCGATAACCTGCTGGATCGCCGCTATACGCGGGCCTGGTACAGCTATGACGATCCAAACTTCGAGAACAACCAGCCGTACCGCGAAGAAGGCCGGACGTGGATGCTTGGGGTGACGTGGACGCCGCAGCTCTGA